A region of the Pantoea alfalfae genome:
TCATGATCATGAGCCGCGGACGTTGTCACTGTTGCAGCCCTGCTGCACTAAAGCAGCATAAAGCGTCGAAAGAGCGGGAGAAGTGAGGGCACGCGCGGCAGAAAAATGTTATAAAACAGCAGATAAATCGCGCTACGGATGAGGATTCAGGCATGGCGAATACGCAGTATCTTTTTTGGGTGATGGTCAGCGCACTGACGCTGCTGTTTATTGTGGTTTCGGCATTTGTTGGATTGTCCCGTGGCAGTAAGCAGGGATTTATCACCTTTGCGGTGCTGTTCATCGTTATGCTGGCGGGTGCGTTGTACGTCCGCTTATAAGCAGGTCACAACAGCAGCGTCGCCCACAATCGTGATATCAGGTCACCAGCCAGAAACAGATAAACGCCCTGTACCAGAATGAGCCGTATCTGACTGAGCGGCCTGCTTTATTTGCCGCTTTTTATCTGGCCAGTGTTGAATCAACCCTGCTATTGCTGCTCAAAAAACTCACCAGGCAAGGGTATCGCTTACCGCGAAAATCCGCCGTGATATTGATGGTGAGATCCTGCTGCTTCCCATCTGGACGTCGTTTGCGTTATGTTCTTCTCTGGATTACCCGCCATCGGATCGATATGTCTCCCCGCCAGCACGCCCACCTGTCCAGGCGGCGAATATCTGATAAAAAGGCACTCGACCAGCAGGTATAATTAACGTTATTTTTTTGCTAGCTGCTGGCCTCTGAAGTGAAGATGTAATAAGCGACATCAGCAGGGGCGATTCCTTCAACACGTTTTTGTGCAATACCCTGTTTTACAGATTCTGGAAAACGCAGGTAAATACGATGATCTTCACTGAATAAGGCCTTGTCTATTTCTTTGCCGTCATCTTTGAAACAGGATGCATAGGTGTCCCTGAATATTTTAGTGGCATTATCGATATCTCTGCTGAGTAAAGTGACTTCATTTTTTTTCAGATAGTTATTCTGAATGTTTTGACTCGCTACAGGGTGGATTAAAAACGTTGCGCTGGGTAATGTTTCCCTTTTCGCACCTGCACAATAGATGAGAGTAGCCGCCGAACCCGTCATTGCGGCATTGATGGTTTTTATCGGAATCCTTGACCCTCTGACGGCCTGGCCGCCCATATAGCCAGCTTCCATGTCGCCGCCAAAGCTGTTTATATAAATCGATATTTCTTTTACAGCAGGATAACTTGCATTAATATCATCGATGCCTGCCATCAATTCTGCCACTTTATTGCCATTAACCTCGCCAATGTAAACAATTTTTGCCGATTTTATCTCTTGTGCCTTCAGGGTGTTATTCATCACCACTGACGTTTTTGCTATGCAGCAAGCCGAAGTGACGCCAAATAATAGAAAAGTGAAATAACGCACCATAAAAAACTCCATTTAAGGGTATGACGCTTTCAGTTTAAGGATCAGTAATGTTTGAAAAGAAAGTAGCCGGTCGTCATTTCAATCGTGATGATATAAAAGAGAATTATGACAAGTATCAACAGCAAACTCGCTCTGGCGTAGTTTTTCTTTGAACGTTTAGTCCTTCGGTTTAAGGACCAGTAAAGCAGCATGAAAAGATTTAATACGGGTATGCCGGTTAAAATTAATGTGACAATCCAATCCCATAGAGAGACATCATCGACGTGTTGATTATTTTCCACAGTGTTTTTTACGCTATGTGAGTGGTGGAATAACGACGTTAGCCGCTACGACGTGCAGATCATTTTCTGACTGCTGGCGAGTTTTTATTGATTCGCTGAGGATAAACGTCAGACCAGTCTGGTTGTTCGCCGGACATAATCGCGCGCCGCTGTGCAGGGCTGATTCCCTGGTTTATATGCGGCATGACAGTTTCACTATGTTGTCCGACTGGGTTAAGTTTGACCTCATCGTTGGTAACGCAACCGCTCAGCGTCAGAATCACTAAGCTATACCGGGGTAATTTAGGGAACAATGATATTTCTCCTTATTGATGTAATGGTGTCCAGTTTGACAGATAGATGCAACAGCGTAGCAACAGCCAGATTACATCCCACTTAACTTATAATATAAAATCCCACTTCATTTACATTAACGGATATCTTTAGCGAGATAGTCTCAAACGGTCTTTTAAAGAGGACGGATGCCGTGGGCATCATTTCTATTGTGATGTGGCTGCATCAGAGAAAAAATTCAATCCGCTAGCGCTCATGATTTTCGTTTAAATTCTGTCTCTTTTATATCAGGGATTTTTTCTTATAACAACATAACGATGTTTAATGCTATTCCTGTTGAGTTTTTATTTAATGTAATCTTTCCTCGTGCATAATTGTGCTTTGAATCGCATCATTACCTGTTCGTGCCCCTATATTATAGGCAGTTAAGTTCCGCCTTTTATTCATTAAACAAGTAAGAGGTTTTTTAAAATCACAGACTTTTCAGCGGCGAATTATTAAACCCGCTATCAGACTGACGTCAATGATAACGCGGCTGGGGGAAGCGAATAGGCCTCCGATTAACCGGTACGTTATCAGCACCGGCTGTGACGCAAGGCTGTATCACGCAGTGGCGAAGCAGAGTCTGCGGCAGCGCCCGCATTTCTGATATCTTTTGCGAGCCTTGCAAAACAGATGGCAGGAGTAAGCTACACTCAAAGGGCATAGCAAAATTGCTATCTGACACCGGAGGAAATTATGTCTGAACGCCCTGATTACGATGAACCGCTGCCCGATGACGCTGAGATTTATCCTGAAGATGAGGAAGAAGATGAAGAAGAGGAGCCATTAGAAAAGGATGTCTAGCGTCACCTGTATAGTCTTTTATGACGCTTTATCGCGTTGCACCGCAAAACCGCCTGCGTGCAGTTTTGCGGTTTCTTACGCCGCCTGAGTTGATTGCAAAAATTCCCCTCCCGGCTCGTTTCGACGATCAAACTGATAAATACAGCAAATGAAACTCTTTTTATTCAGTGATATCGATATCAACCCTTTCCTGAAGTGCTTAAAAACGTCAAATCGTGATGTTTATTAAATTAACATTGATTGTAATTATAAACTCTTTATTCGTTCTGATTTTGATTTAACGCATTTTGTCACCTTGCTGACTCAGTAGTCAGCAGAATAGTATCCCTGCCGCAAATAAGCTTATAAAGCAGGGATAAAAATGAAATTACCAAAAATGTTAAGTCTTGTTGTGGCGCTTTCTACCCTCAACGTAGCCGGTGCGGCGGAACCGCACTGGACGTACGAAGGCAAAGCTGGCCCGGAACACTGGAGCGAACTGACCAGCGACTTCCACATCTGTCACGAAGGTAAGTCCCAGTCGCCAATCAATATTAAAGATCCGATTGAGGGGCATTTACAGGCACTCGATCTGGCCTACCACACATCGGCTGAGAAGGTGCTCAACAATGGCCACACGATTCAGGTGACCGTTGATGAAGAAGATGATTTTGTACTGGATAGTGAAAAGTTCACGCTGCGCCAGTATCACTTCCATACGCCGAGTGAGAACCAGATTAATGGGCACACCTTTCCCCTGGAAGCCCACTTTGTGCATAGCAAAGAGGATGGCGATCTGGCCGTGGTCGCGGTGATGTTTGAGGTCGGTAAAGAGAATCCGGCGCTGACACCTTTGATTGACGCTATGCCGAAACAGGAGAACCAGCAGGTAAGTATTAATCGCCAGGTAAATTTACGGGATCTCTTTCCGGAAGATCTGCACTATTATCGTTTCAGCGGCTCCCTGACGACGCCACCCTGTAGCGAAGGGATTCGCTGGCTGGTGCTGAAACAGCCGGTTACGCTCTCTCAGGCG
Encoded here:
- a CDS encoding ATP-dependent Clp protease proteolytic subunit, producing the protein MVRYFTFLLFGVTSACCIAKTSVVMNNTLKAQEIKSAKIVYIGEVNGNKVAELMAGIDDINASYPAVKEISIYINSFGGDMEAGYMGGQAVRGSRIPIKTINAAMTGSAATLIYCAGAKRETLPSATFLIHPVASQNIQNNYLKKNEVTLLSRDIDNATKIFRDTYASCFKDDGKEIDKALFSEDHRIYLRFPESVKQGIAQKRVEGIAPADVAYYIFTSEASS
- a CDS encoding carbonic anhydrase gives rise to the protein MKLPKMLSLVVALSTLNVAGAAEPHWTYEGKAGPEHWSELTSDFHICHEGKSQSPINIKDPIEGHLQALDLAYHTSAEKVLNNGHTIQVTVDEEDDFVLDSEKFTLRQYHFHTPSENQINGHTFPLEAHFVHSKEDGDLAVVAVMFEVGKENPALTPLIDAMPKQENQQVSINRQVNLRDLFPEDLHYYRFSGSLTTPPCSEGIRWLVLKQPVTLSQAQLDAFKQALKTTNNRPLQHLNGRMIVE